The Penaeus vannamei isolate JL-2024 chromosome 39, ASM4276789v1, whole genome shotgun sequence genome includes the window ttctctctctctctctctctccctccctctctctctctctctctctccctctctctgtctgtctctttccctctctctctctctctctctctctctctctctctctcgctctctctctctctctctctctctctctctctctctctctctctctctttctctttctctttctctttctctctctctttatctctctctttctctttctctttctgtctctctctctgtctctctctgtctctgtctctctctcattctctctctctctctctccctctctctctctctctctctctctctctctctctctctctctctctctctctctctctctctctctctctctctctctctctctctctctctctctctctctctctctgtctctctttttatctgtatctctctctctctgtctctctctttatctgtatctctctctctctctgtctcctctctctctctctctctctctctctctctctctctctctctctctctctctctctctctctctctctctctctctctctctctctcttatatatatatgtatgtgtgtgtgtgtgtgtgtgtgtgtgtgtgtgtgtgtgtgtgtgtgtgtgtgtgtgtgtgtgtgtgtgtgtgtgtgtgtgtgtgtgtgtgtgtgtgtgtgtgtgattgtgtatatatgcatgaataatatatatgtatgaatatatatatatatatatatatatatatatatacatacatacatacatacatacatacatacatacatacatacatacatacatacatacatacatacatacatatatacacacatatatatgtatgttatatatatatatgtattatatatattatatatatatattatatatattatgtacatatatgtgtatatatgtgtgtatatatattatatgtatgttatatatattatatatataattatatatatatatgttatatatataattatatatatatatattatatatataattatatatatatatatgttatatatataattatatatgttatacatgttatatatgttatatatgttatataaattatatatatgatatatatgatatatatgatatatatatatacatatatatataatatatgatatatatatatatatatattatatgtatatatatatatatgtattatatatatattatatatattatgtgtatatatgtgtatatatatgtatgtgtatatatatatatatatatatatatatatatatatatatatatatatatatatgtatatgtatatgtgtatatatatatatatatatatatgtatgtatatatatatgtatgtatatatatatgtatgtatatatgtatatatatatatatatatatatatatatatatatatatatatatatttatatatatatatatatatatatatatatatatatatatatatatatatatatatatgtagagagagagaaagaaagagagaaagagagagagagagaagaagagaagaagaagaagaagagagagagagagagagaaaagagattaaaGAAACGGAATGATGAGAAACGGGAAGGGACAGAAGTGCCTGCGAGAAGGCAAGATCGATGGAGAGGAAAAACTTTAGGTAGAATGAAGGCGATGTATGCACTTTTCATGATTTTGAAGGCATCACACGCTATTTTAAAGTATCTACGCCGATGCTTCTAACTGCAACAACCATCTCAGAACATATTTAATGGATAGCAACGAAGGACGAGGTCCGCCTCCCTCGTGCACTCGTTGATCCCGCCGCGCGCAAGCGCTAACCTGCGaagcacaaaaaataaacaacaacagcaacacgtgTCCGTCGGGTCACAACGTTTGACATATGCGGCGGTGACTCAGCTCCATTTCCTGTTAGTCGTTGCGTTGCGCGGCGGCTATATAAGCGGAGGGAGCAAGGTTGCGGCAGCAAATGACTAGTTGGAGCCTCGACgcaaggcagtgagagagagagccttaCTCGGGCTTGTGTGACTCGCTTACCAAGAGGCTTGTTTGACTTCCCTCGTCCGCCAGCGTGCTTTGGAGTGGTCCTCGACGTGAACCTCGGCCTCGAGCTTGTGGATACCCGTTGTTTAGCGTCTGCCTGCTGTGACGACCCAGCCTTTTGGGTTATCGAAGGATTGTTGTCGTGGCGCCTCGTGTTCCCATCTGTCGGTGGTGGAGCTGCAGCGGGAACTATGTGGCTGAGCGACGTGAGCTGCACCCTGGGAGCGGACCAGGCCCACGCCCTCGTGGCCACCAACCCCCTCCTGCACTCGGGGGCGCGATACGACCCGCAGGCGGCGCTCTTCGAGAGCCCCGACCGCACCATGACCGTCCCGATCCTGTTCCTGCagatcctcgtcctcctcctctactgGTACAACGGACGCTCCTCCGTGGATTCCTACGCGATACGGCTGCTCATCAACCACCACTGAGCGGCCTGTGACCTCGCCTTTTTCTCCCCAGCAGCTGCGGTATGTGTTAGCTCGGAAAGTGACTGAAAGACAGAAAACCTTTGATTAGTGTGGCGTGTGATGGTTTGAGCCGACGCTCGCCGTTGGCCAGGACGAGCGCAGGTGCGACGCGGGCGTGAGTGAGCATGTGGGGCGGGCGCGCGGCCGTGCCAGCCTGCCTCTCGCGTGCCTCCATGGAAAGCCGTGTCCAGTGCCCGCTCTTGTGTCGTTATGATGTTCGCGTTGTGTCGTTATGATGTTCGACGCCGCTAGGGAAACTCCGAGGTGTATTTTGATATATGGCACCACTAGGAAGAAACAAGGACATTAGCAATGGAGAATGGGGGAGTGTCCAGTCAAAGCACTGTGGCCCCTTCGGATGTTAGCAAGAGCCAGACGCCCGTCTACTCCCGGGAACTGACACTCCAGGCGCACTTCACCTTCGGCACTCCGTCGATGGCTCCCGTTCAGTACGCCCACGTGacgcccacctccacctcctcggtCAGTGGGCGGCCCCTGATGGCGAGCGGAGGGCCGGTAGAGCACTTCCGGTGGGGCTCCGAGCACGGGGCGCAGTGCTCCATCACCTGCGGGCGCGAGGGCCTCACCATGACGTACAACGCCTCTCCGGCAGCTGGCCCCAGCCCCGCCCTTGCCGCCCAGCACCTGATTCCTTGCGCCATCTGCAACTCCCTGGCGCTGAACCGCGCGGGGCCGCCCTTCTCGACCCAGGTGGACACCGCGGCCGTCCGGGGCGCCCCCTCCACGGCCGCTCCCGCCGcccccagcatcaccaccacagcgCCGGCCTACACTCGGAGCCTGATGGACCTCAGCCGCCCTGGGGACCAGGTGGCCACGCGGAGCCTCACGTTCTCCGGGAGTCTGGACCGCGCCACGCAGCGCCCGCAGCAGCAGCGGCCCTACGGGCGGCGCTGCAAGAGCACGGCGCACattattctgcaaaacaatgacCTGCAGGTGCCGCGGGACTCGCGCCCGCACGAGTTCCACTCAACTCTGCGAGAGGAAGACGCCCCTGGCCAGCGCGACCAGATGATGGAAGTTCCCGATGAGGCACCCCTGGGACGCCCCTTGCCCGAGGGGCGTGGCAGGGCGCGGCACAGGGTCGGAGCCGAGCCGCCCTACACAGCGGTGGGGTCCGGCCCTGCGGGGGGCTGGGAGCGCGGCCCCGCCGGAAACCAGGAGGCGAGAGGACGCTACTTCGAACCGAGTGTGCATCACACCCACGCCTTCCCCCCGCCCTGCTGCCCCTGCCAGCACTGCTCTGCCCTCTACTCCATCGTGTCCACACTAACGCATGACCGACCCTGTCCTGTctgccctcaccaccaccaccaccatcaccatcaccatcacccatcATGTTCACCTCATGTTCACCCTCATCATACTCAGGGACCTCCAGATTACCCGCCGCCCGGCCCCGTGGGCGCCGAGGAGCCTCGCGCGCCGCCCGCGAAGTCTCCCACGACGCGCACCTTCAACTCTCACCGCTGCTACGAGGACGACCTGCGACGGCCCGAGCGCCCCGCGAAGAGCCAGCCCGCCCACCTCGCCAAGTCCCGCACGCCCTCACCCAAGCCCAAGGGGCGGCCCGTCTCCCCCGCCCGGTCTCCTGTCAGGTCGCCGTCGCCAATGGATCGTCGggcagcggcggcggaggagcTGCACCCACGGACCACGCCCATCCTGCCGCGACGGGTTCCGAGGATGGGCGCTGCAGCTGCCGCGGCCGCAGCGGCGTCGAGCACCCACGCGCCTGGACAGGTACATATGGGAGACGCAAGTGAGACTCCCGGAGAAGCTGTTGTCTTGTGTCGCTCGTGTCCGTCTCTCCCTCATGTGCAGCCATCAGCGAGACCGGCTTCTTGGCAGCTTAATCCCATTgtaatatttgtacatatattttttttcacctgATCTCATCTTATTGAAACTTTGTAAATAAAAAAGATCATGTAAACTTAATAGTGTGTCGCCCCTTATTCCCTTCGTAAGTGTCCGCAACCTCCTGTGTAGAGACCTTCGTGCAGGGGACGCTGGTCAGGCTCCTCAGTAGTGCCGTAGATTCAGTTGTTTTACCAACACTTAGTTTGTCAGAATCAAACTTGTAGCATGGCAGATACAAAtaacagaccaacagacaaacacaagagTCAGATTCAGACACTAACTAAGGCAAAAATAGCAGATCTAGACGTGTTTACAGATGCAGACTACCAGGCATGCGTAGCTACGTCAGACTTTTTAAAATGCATCACTTCGTGTACCTGAAAACCTCCCAGGTCACAGACACAATGCCCAGCTTAACGAGCTCAGAGAAGTAAaaatcgatagatggataaataaatggtaTGGAAACCAGTTTGACAACAATAATCGATAAAGTTAATAACTTGATGTCTTACTTCATAGGCTTATTAGACAGCAACCCGGCGACCATGATAACCTACCTTAGGGCCGGAGAAGAGGATGCGGATGCCATGCCCGATGCGGAACTGCCTTTGTTTTTGCCACGCGTACCCGAGACCGTGGCCGAGACATCCTGGTCTGCACACGAGTGGGAAACCTCGCGCCCAGGGTCTCACCTTAGCGGGTCATAACGCCAAATATCTGTTCGCTGATTCCGTGTTGTgtcagcctttccatttattggTCCTCGTATCCAGCATTGTGGGGATACGtatgaagaagggggaaaatacTAGTGGAATGTATATATGGGAGAGGTATAAACGCGGGCAGATaaaatatgaaatgtatatatatataaagatatgaatatatggatatgtgttttAAGGCAATAAATTGTAGCAAATCATATCTTAAAACATTTCGAAgacgaataaagaataaataaacatgtacttGATATGCGTAtgtttaaaaaaagtaaataatgatgaaaCCATGAATGTATACagccttgtgtgcgtgtgcgtgtgcgtgtgtgtgtgtgtgtgtgtgtgtgtatgtgtatgtgtgtgtgtgtgtgtgcgtgtatgtttgtatgtgtgtgtctacttaagtgtgcgtgtgcgtttattcCTGACCCAACCCCACGCGGCATGTGACTTCTGCCGACGGCAGCGAGCGGAACCAGGAACTCTGCGGGCGCGGCGCGCCGACTTCCGTCTCGATTCTTCTATCTTTAGGAAGGGCGTTCAGTCAGGCAAAGGCGGCGCTGCCAAAACGTCAAAGCAAACGATGGAATGCGAACACTGCTTTTAGTGACAGACACGTGATGTGAAATGGCGCCCTGATTTCGGAGAACAATGTAGCTTGTACATATTGAAGAGGGCGGGGTTAGCCCCTCTCGCGGAGGGCTCTTGGTTCCTGCTTGCTTTGAGCCGCACGACTTGGCGATTCCCCGGGACGCGATCGAGCGAGGGAAGGGCGAGGCTGGAGGAATTGCTCGCCCCGCGTTCGAGcagtcattctctcttcctttcttgagTCTCGGCGCTCATGACTGAAGAGCAACCCtggtgagggggaggcgggggggagggcaaggcaagaagagggagaggagagagagagaggggggggggaggagagaggggaaggggaggggaagcaaggggaTCTGATTAACGAAGGGCTTGTTATTCGTGACACTCTATCGCCGCGGGTTCTCCGAATCCTCTTTACTCGGTGTGTTCTCCTTGATGAAAATCCATTAGGAAATCATGGGAAAGGCTTGGTATCTGGGTTAGGCTGGCAGAAGGAAATAGTCGAAATCGAGGttagtttattttgttattttgcgtcgtctttagttgttgtttttatacatgtataaacaagtGTAGGGGTTATGTAATTGTCGcttatttttctgttcttgttttagTTGCCATTCATCATTCACTAGGCGCCCTTCCTAACCCGCATCAGATCCCATTTAGACAACTTGCCTTGCTTGGGAAAACAAGGTTTGAGAGGAGCTGCCCCCGGGGTGATTCTCCGAGCGGCCGGCCCTTGGCATCTGGATCccggggcggcggcgggggagagcgagggacgcCTGGCCTGGCATGGCTGGCTGGCAGGCCCCTGGGCGCTCTCTCTCAAGTAGGAAAATACGCGCCGAGCCGTCCTTGGGGAAGCCCCTGCGTCGGGAGGGACATACGATGCGGGAATatcgacttttctctctctctccccccctctctctctctctcttcctctctctctatctcttcttctctctctctctcccccccccccctctctctctcccccctctctctctcttcctctctctctatctcttcttctccctctctctctttccctctctctctctctctctctttccctctctctctctctctctctttccctctctctctctctctctctttccctctctttccctctctctctctctctctctctccctctctctctctctctctctttccctctctctttttctctctctctccctctctccctctctctttctctctctctccgtctctccctctctctttctctctctctctttctttttctctctctctctctttcttttcctatctctctctctctctctttctctctctctctctctcttttcctctctctctccctttcttttctctctctctctctctctctctctctctctctctctctctttctctttctttttttctctctctctctctctttctccctctctctctctctctctccctctctctctctctctctctctctctctctctctctctctctctctctctctctctctctctccttttcttcctgtctctctctcttcctctctctctctctctcttcctctctctatctctcttcctctctttctctctctctctcctctctctctctctctctccctctccctctctctctccctcccctctctctctccctctctctctctctccctctctctctctctctctctctctctctctctctctctctctctctctctctctctctctctctctctctctctctctctctctctctctctctttctctctctctctcttcctctcttcctctccctctctctctctctctctctctctctctctctctctctctctctctctctctctctctctctctctctctctctctctctctctctctctctctctctctctctctctttctctctctttctctctctttctcccttcctccccccctccctctctctccctccctccctcccatcttccctcctctcccactttccctccctctctccctccctccctctctctctctctctctctctctctctctctctctctctctctctctctctctctctctctctctctctctctctctctctctctctctctctccctctctctctctctccctctctctccctctcctctctcccccctctctctctccctccctccctccctcccctccctccctccctcctccctccctcctctctctctctctctctctctctctctctctctctctctctctctctctctctctctctctctctctctctctctctctctctctctctctctctccctccctccctctctccctcccccccctctctctctctctctctctctctctctctctctctctctctctctctctctctctctctctctctctctctctctctctccctctccctccctctctctctctctctctctctctctctctctctctctctctctctctctctctctctctctctctctctctcctctctccctccttccctccctccctcctccctccctccctccctccctccctctctctctctctctctctctctctctctctctctctctctctctctctctctctctctctctctctctctctctctctctttcacacactctcccccccccccctctctctctctctctctctctctctctctctctctctctctctctctctctctctctctctctctctttccctccctccctccctccctcctctctctctctctctctctctctctctctctctctctctctctctctctctctctctctctccccctctctctctctctctctctctctctctctctctctctctctctctctctctctctctctctctctctctctcctctccctccctccctccctccctccctccctccctccctccctccctctctctctctctctctctctctctctctctctctctctctctctctcgccctctccctctctccctctctccctctctccctcccaccctcccaccctctttctctcttcctctctctctctcttgaacgtGGGTTTGCGAGCGGGATCGGGGGGACGGCGAAGAGGAGGGCGCTGAAGGTCCACCATTCCACCCGAAATGACTTCATGGTGCTACTTTCGCCGGGGTTCGCGATTTCGTCAGCATTTCCTTTTTCGTTCTGTCGCGATTAGGTAATTGGGATCTTAAACAATAGTCTACAGTACTTGGAACTGTGGGAAAacatttctgtcttctcttcctctttctctgcttttctttttctcttttcttcgattctttttctcttctctcttacgcacacgcacacgcgtacacgcacatgcacacatccacacaaaacaaacacaatcacacacgcacacacgcacgcgaggcATCAGAAAAGAGACGCACTTCCTCTTTGGCTTGGGATCTCGGAAAGGCATTCATTTCCTCCGAAGACTGACATCATTATCCGCAGTATAATTATCGGTCTTGCAATAGAGCCAGATTGCTgtgtctgtttcctcttcttacaGTATTATGTAAAAGGACAGCGGTACTTGGGAAACATTTCCTTTTCGACAACTGGGATTAGCTAATGTGATTCCTCTGGTTTTTGTTGTATGGTGAAATGGTGATTTTAGATAGTATGAAATGCGTCGAGAGAATGCTGTTGCCTCATTTGATCACTTATAGACACTGTGACGAATTGAGTGGAACAAGATACACAAAGGGAATGGGGTAGCTGTGTactaaaattacaaaaaaacattCAGATACACATGATGGCGAATGAGAAAGGTCTCTATTGCATTGGAATAAAATCTTTACGCGTGTTCTACACTGAAGAAAGGGAGTTCCGTAGTCTCGAGTGTTCCCTGCACAGGGTCCCTGGCCTCCCGACGCCCTCTTCCCTTACATTATGCCTGTTGATATTTTATTGCTTTGGTCATGCCAGGTAAAACGCGTTTTAGTCCTTACATGTTATTGAGCAATATCATTCTGATTTTGCTCTCTCCTTTGATCGAAACTGTCTAAACTTTAATTTGGTTAATATTTCTTTtgattgttttgtgtgtataatgAATGGCTACCAGTCAGGGTCTTAAGCATTAAGCAGCGAGGGTAGCGGGTGTCTGGTGACACAGGAGTGTAGTGTGCTCATGGCTCCGCAGGCTGAGGGAGGCTTTGCCGTGGGGCCGCATGACCGCGAGTGTGAGCGCGAGCGCGACCGAGGCCCTCGAGCCCGCCCGCGACAGCGCCCTCGCACCATCCACATCGATGTCTACTGCAGCAGCTCCTCGGAGGCGGAGTCCTCAACTCCGTCGTCGCCGGTCTCCGACGACAGCTTGGAGTCGGGGCCGCGGCGCCCTCAGGCCGTGGTGGCCCTCGGCTCGAAGCAGCGCAAGAAGACGGAGCTCAACCTGGGACGCCGCCACGAGCACCCGCTGGAGGAGAAGGCGTCCAGCTTCGTGTATTCCCGAGGCCGCCGCCACAGCCACAGCGGGCGCAGGTCGGCCTTCATCACGGACGACGTCCTCACCCTGtcctcgtcgccgccgccgccgcaggacAGGGGGTCGCTGCGCTCGCACGAGGCAGTGTCTGCGCCTCCGACGGTGGGATTCCGACGCAGCCCAAGCACGACGCCCACGCCGGGTCAGCAATCCCCGCTGCCGATGCCTGCTCCCCCGGCGGTAAGACCAGCAACCCTGACGGTTCCTACCTCACCTCCGCCGCAGTCGACGGAGATCTCGGGTGTCCAGCCACGCAGCAGGCACTCCAGTCTGTCCTACCTCAGTAGTCCACTAGAAGCTTGGGAaggagagccagagccagagttGCCGTCCTCGGCGCTCTCTTGGCGCGGCAGCGAGTTCGAAACTTCAACCCCGCGCCTCACGGGCGACCTCGACTTGCCGTCGCCGCGCCCCACCTCAgagctgtctctctcttccctgcacgAAGCATTTTATGAGGCGGAGTCCGATATGCTGGAGATGCCCAGCAGCAGCGGCGGCCTTCAGGACTCCCCCAAGCAGTGGCGGTCGCCGCAGCTCGAGCGCCAGCGGTATATCCAGAAGGGCCAAGAAGACCGCTATCGCGAAGCCCTGCGGCGACGCACCCTGATGGAGGCGGAGCGGCCGCACACCGCCACGCCGCCCAACGTCGTGGAACTAGCCAGATTACCTGCATTTAGTGAATTTTCCAAGGAGGAACTGAAAGTCATTTCCAAATCACTTGAGAGACGTGAATCTCTACAGGTTGCAGATCAAGAAGGGTCATACCGccttgaggaaaaaaaagaatcttttaaGCCAACCGAACGCAAGGATTCAAATCGACTCCTTGAGTGGATGCAGCAATATAAGGAACAAGAAAAGCGTGATTCCCAAAGGAAGAAAGACCAGGCAGAGGCGTGGGTTCATCCCCACACGGAAGTTGGCAGGAGAGTTGAGCGGGCAGACTCTCTCGGTAGTGCAGAGAGTAGAGAGTTTCGCGGAAgtacggagaggaggagggcctcCTTCTCCCGTGACAGAAGTGTTGATAGGAAGAGAGATTCGTCAGCTGGCCTTGAGAGACAGGGGTCACTGCGCTCTCAGGAGCTGAGGGAACTTATGAGTCATCTGGAAAAGAAAGATTCCCATCAGTTCTTAGAAAAGAAGGATTCGGGTAGATCTCTTGAGAGAAAAGACTCATTTAAagcaagagataagagagagtatTATTGTGCACTTGAGAGGAGGGATTCTGGTCGAACGGTTGAGCGCAGAGATTCTTCGAGGTCACTGGAACGCCGGGACTCTGGCAGAAGTTTAGAGAGAAGGGATTCTGGTAGGGCACTGACCCGGACAAGTTCTGGCAGATATGTTGAAAGAAGAGACTCTGGCAGGGCTGTAGAATTGAGAGATTCGGGTAGATGTATAGGAAGAAGTGATTCTGGCAGGTCTGTTGATAGAAGAGATTCAGGAAGGATATACGAGGGTAAAAGAAAAGATCTCGCAGAGGCTTCAGACAGAGGGGATTCCAGGTATGATGAagctgaggagggaggaaggcgttCTCCCGAGAGAAAACGGTCTTTTTTAGAACAGCTTCTTGAAAGAGAGGAATCCTCGCGATCTGATTCTGTCGAGTGGCAAGATGTCGTCTCCACAGTGAGGAGACgcctgtctgcttgtgccaaacAGAGTGCAGAAGCAGCCACACCCCAGTCTCCTCAGTCTGAGATTCCTCCTCAGATGCCTGCACATGAGCGAGCTGCTTCAACACTTTATGGTGAAGAGGCAGTGCCACAGCTGCCAGGACATGAGCTGGGGCACAGAAAGGGAAGTAGTGCCTTTGAGGAATATAGTGAACCCCGAACAACTACGGTTGGAGGACGATTTATTAATATTGGATTGTTTCGGCACCTGCCAAGGTTCCCTTTTAGCCAAACCGTGC containing:
- the LOC138860091 gene encoding LOW QUALITY PROTEIN: SH3 and multiple ankyrin repeat domains protein 1-like (The sequence of the model RefSeq protein was modified relative to this genomic sequence to represent the inferred CDS: inserted 1 base in 1 codon) translates to MENGGVSSQSTVAPSDVSKSQTPVYSRELTLQAHFTFGTPSMAPVQYAHVTPTSTSSVSGRPLMASGGPVEHFRWGSEHGAQCSITCGREGLTMTYNASPAAGPSPALAAQHLIPCAICNSLALNRAGPPFSTQVDTAAVRGAPSTAAPAAPSITTTAPAYTRSLMDLSRPGDQVATRSLTFSGSLDRATQRPQQQRPYGRRCKSTAHIILQNNDLQVPRDSRPHEFHSTLREEDAPGQRDQMMEVPDEAPLGRPLPEGRGRARHRVGAEPPYTAVGSGPAGGWERGPAGNQEARGRYFEPSVHHTHAFPPPCCPCQHCSALYSIVSTLTHDRPCPVCPHHHHHHHHHHHPSCSPHVHPHHTQGPPDYPPPGPVGAEEPRAPPAKSPTTRTFNSHRCYEDDLRRPERPAKSQPAHLAKSRTPSPKPKGRPVSPARSPVRSPSPMDRRAAAAEELHPRTTPILPRRVPRMGAAAAAAAAASSTHAPGQVHMGDASETPGEAVVLCRSCPSXPSCAAISETGFLAA